A window from Aeromonas rivipollensis encodes these proteins:
- a CDS encoding TPM domain-containing protein — protein MISKQFFHTLQAKVREAELETDAELVTVLAPASDGYRYIPTLWAALLAMLTPLLVFQLGFWLGWYEILLVQWSVWLLLSLLFHWTPIKMRLIPKKVRQHRAALMARLQFVEQGLHRTRDRLGVLIFVSVAEHYVEILVDDGIAQHIDNDQWQRIIDDFVVRVRNKEVEQGFLECVDRTSAILTDAFPATRDQNELPDSLIILDKP, from the coding sequence ATGATTTCTAAACAGTTCTTCCACACGCTTCAGGCCAAGGTGCGCGAAGCGGAGCTAGAGACTGACGCCGAGCTGGTCACAGTGCTGGCCCCCGCCAGCGATGGCTATCGCTATATCCCGACCCTGTGGGCGGCGCTGCTGGCCATGCTCACCCCTTTGCTGGTGTTCCAGCTCGGCTTCTGGCTCGGCTGGTACGAGATCCTGCTGGTACAGTGGTCGGTCTGGTTGCTGCTGAGCCTGCTGTTCCACTGGACCCCCATCAAGATGCGGTTGATCCCGAAAAAAGTGCGTCAGCACAGGGCGGCACTGATGGCCCGCCTGCAATTTGTCGAGCAGGGGCTGCACCGCACCCGCGACCGGCTCGGGGTGCTGATCTTCGTCTCGGTGGCGGAGCACTATGTGGAGATCCTGGTGGATGACGGCATAGCCCAGCACATAGACAACGATCAGTGGCAGCGGATCATCGACGACTTCGTGGTGCGGGTACGCAACAAGGAGGTGGAGCAGGGCTTCCTCGAGTGCGTGGATCGCACCAGCGCCATCCTGACCGATGCGTTTCCGGCGACCCGGGATCAAAACGAGTTGCCCGACAGCCTGATCATTTTGGACAAACCCTGA
- a CDS encoding TPM domain-containing protein: MTMMLRALLPLLLLWTAALQAAPAFPTLSGRVVDEAALMSRKQAHQLTQQLAAFEKRSGIQLVVVSVDSLDGETIEEYGYQLGRHWGIGQKGKDNGVLLLIAQDERKVRIEVGYGLEGALPDAIAANIIQTRILPAFKRGDMVAGVVAGSQGIMQALAGEYQPVEQPKSDSDGGPWLFILVVIAMIVLHNLRGGGGGPGGRRRAAYMAGGFGAGSFGGRSGGGFSGGGGSFGGGGASGGW; the protein is encoded by the coding sequence ATGACGATGATGTTGCGCGCGCTGCTCCCCTTGCTGCTGCTCTGGACGGCAGCGCTGCAAGCCGCCCCGGCCTTTCCAACCTTGAGCGGGCGTGTGGTGGATGAGGCCGCCCTGATGTCCCGCAAACAGGCCCACCAGCTGACCCAGCAGCTGGCGGCCTTCGAGAAGCGCAGCGGCATCCAGCTGGTGGTGGTCTCCGTCGACAGCCTCGATGGGGAGACCATAGAGGAGTACGGCTACCAGCTCGGTCGCCACTGGGGCATAGGCCAGAAGGGCAAGGACAACGGCGTGCTGCTGCTGATCGCCCAGGATGAGCGCAAGGTGCGCATCGAGGTAGGCTATGGCCTGGAGGGCGCCCTGCCCGATGCCATTGCCGCCAACATCATCCAGACCCGGATCCTGCCCGCCTTCAAGCGCGGCGACATGGTGGCCGGCGTGGTAGCCGGCAGCCAGGGCATCATGCAGGCACTCGCCGGAGAGTATCAGCCGGTCGAGCAGCCGAAGAGTGACAGCGATGGCGGCCCCTGGCTGTTTATTCTGGTGGTGATTGCGATGATAGTGCTGCACAACCTGCGCGGTGGCGGCGGTGGGCCGGGAGGACGACGTCGGGCGGCCTACATGGCCGGTGGATTTGGTGCCGGTTCCTTTGGTGGTCGCTCTGGCGGCGGATTCAGCGGTGGTGGCGGCAGTTTTGGCGGTGGCGGAGCCTCCGGTGGTTGGTAA
- a CDS encoding LemA family protein, with translation MENNKMATSLRHRATQCLLTFTLLLGLTGCGMNNIPTLDEQVKASWGQVENQYQRRADLIPNLVATVKGYASHEQETLKAVTDARARVGSLQVSDPSQLKTFEAAQDQLSSALSRLMVVVERYPDLKADQQFLTLQAQLEGTENRIAVARRDYIEAVRQFNTEIRTFPGVIWSKLLYSDLEAKPSFSAKPGADEAPKVSFQ, from the coding sequence ATGGAGAACAACAAGATGGCCACTTCACTCCGGCACAGGGCCACCCAGTGCCTGCTGACTTTCACCCTGCTGCTGGGATTGACCGGGTGCGGCATGAACAACATCCCCACCCTGGATGAGCAGGTCAAGGCGAGCTGGGGCCAGGTCGAGAACCAGTATCAGCGCCGCGCCGATCTCATTCCCAACCTGGTGGCCACCGTCAAGGGGTACGCCAGCCACGAGCAGGAGACCCTGAAGGCAGTCACCGATGCCCGCGCCCGGGTCGGCAGCCTGCAGGTGAGTGACCCCTCCCAGCTCAAGACCTTTGAGGCGGCACAGGATCAGCTCTCCAGCGCCCTCTCCCGCCTGATGGTGGTGGTCGAGCGCTACCCGGATCTGAAAGCGGATCAACAGTTCCTGACCCTGCAGGCCCAGCTGGAAGGCACCGAGAATCGCATCGCTGTGGCGCGGCGCGACTACATAGAGGCGGTACGCCAGTTCAATACCGAGATCCGTACCTTCCCGGGGGTCATCTGGTCCAAGCTGCTCTATTCGGATCTCGAGGCCAAACCCAGTTTCAGCGCCAAGCCCGGTGCCGATGAGGCGCCCAAGGTCAGCTTCCAATGA
- the mepA gene encoding penicillin-insensitive murein endopeptidase, which translates to MFATALLFTTSALYAEAIGGYAAGCLKNGVSLPLTGPGYQVIRTKRLRYYGHPDLIHYLQGLANQTRLAGMPDLYIADLAMARGGPFTSGHRSHQTGLDADIWFRMANRPISKWEQDAPKEWALIDEPSYKMLPGRFGPQQLNLLRLAASKPEVARIFVNPVIKAEVCKRAADEPWVAKLRPWVGHFSHFHVRLRCPANSPDCQPQAPIPPGNGCDAELASWLKDKPQLPKVSMSYRAPVLPRRCEG; encoded by the coding sequence ATGTTCGCCACTGCCCTGCTGTTCACCACCAGCGCCCTCTATGCAGAAGCCATCGGCGGCTACGCGGCCGGTTGTCTGAAAAACGGCGTATCCCTGCCGCTGACGGGACCCGGTTATCAGGTGATCCGCACCAAGCGGCTGCGCTATTACGGTCACCCCGATCTCATTCACTACCTGCAGGGCCTGGCCAACCAGACCAGGCTGGCCGGCATGCCGGATCTCTATATCGCCGATCTCGCCATGGCGCGGGGCGGCCCCTTCACCTCCGGCCATCGCAGCCACCAGACCGGCCTCGACGCCGACATCTGGTTCCGGATGGCAAACCGCCCCATCAGCAAATGGGAGCAGGACGCCCCCAAGGAGTGGGCGCTGATCGATGAGCCCAGCTACAAAATGCTGCCGGGGCGCTTTGGCCCCCAACAGCTCAATCTGCTGCGCCTCGCCGCCAGCAAGCCCGAGGTGGCGCGCATCTTCGTCAACCCCGTCATCAAGGCCGAGGTGTGCAAACGGGCGGCCGATGAACCCTGGGTCGCCAAGCTGCGCCCCTGGGTCGGCCACTTCAGCCACTTCCACGTCAGGTTGCGCTGCCCGGCGAACAGCCCGGATTGCCAGCCCCAGGCCCCCATCCCACCCGGCAACGGTTGCGATGCCGAGCTGGCCTCCTGGCTCAAGGACAAGCCCCAGTTGCCCAAGGTCTCCATGAGCTACCGTGCCCCCGTCTTACCGAGGCGTTGTGAGGGTTGA
- a CDS encoding RNA recognition motif domain-containing protein, which translates to MTADELTNVFSQFGQVDKVDIIIDRDTGQSKGFGFIEMPVNGDAEKAIAELHGTEIGGRTITVNQAKPKTDAPRGRPQRHR; encoded by the coding sequence ATGACGGCCGACGAACTGACAAATGTGTTCAGCCAATTTGGGCAGGTAGACAAGGTCGATATCATCATCGATCGCGATACCGGTCAGTCCAAGGGGTTTGGCTTCATTGAAATGCCTGTCAACGGGGATGCCGAGAAGGCCATCGCCGAGTTGCACGGCACCGAAATAGGTGGCCGTACCATCACAGTCAACCAGGCCAAACCGAAGACAGATGCACCTCGTGGTCGCCCCCAGCGCCATCGTTGA
- a CDS encoding aldo/keto reductase family oxidoreductase: protein MSVSHLALHHQGPTFSRLIMGYWRLMEWQLSPAALLDLMKYHLDLGVTTIDHADIYGGYQCEEAFGQALRLEPSLRSRMEIVSKCGIALTAKPEHALNHYNTSKEHIIASAEASLQKLGTDHLDLLLIHRPDPLMNADEVAEAFISLEQAGKIKHAGVSNFTPHQFTLLQSRLPFPLVTNQLEISPLHQEGTLDGALDQCQQLGIKPMAWSCLGGGRLFNDPAYAPLRAELEQIRHEVGAQHIEQVVYAWVMMLPSQPLPLIGSGKRERIAAAVAAESIQLNRQQWFRIRKAALGYDVP from the coding sequence ATGTCCGTATCCCATCTTGCCCTGCACCATCAAGGCCCCACCTTCTCCCGCCTCATCATGGGCTACTGGCGCCTGATGGAGTGGCAACTCTCCCCGGCCGCCCTGCTGGATCTGATGAAATACCATCTGGATCTCGGGGTCACCACCATAGATCACGCCGATATCTACGGCGGTTACCAGTGCGAGGAGGCCTTCGGCCAGGCCCTGCGTCTGGAGCCCTCTCTGCGCAGCCGGATGGAGATTGTCAGCAAGTGCGGCATCGCCCTCACCGCCAAGCCGGAACATGCCCTCAATCACTACAACACCAGCAAGGAGCACATCATTGCCAGCGCCGAGGCCTCCTTGCAAAAGCTCGGCACCGATCACCTGGATCTGCTGCTGATCCACCGCCCGGATCCCTTGATGAATGCCGACGAGGTGGCCGAGGCCTTCATCAGCCTCGAGCAGGCGGGCAAGATCAAGCACGCCGGTGTCTCCAACTTCACCCCCCATCAGTTCACTCTGCTGCAATCGCGCCTGCCCTTCCCCCTGGTCACCAACCAGCTGGAGATCTCGCCGCTGCACCAGGAAGGGACGCTGGATGGCGCCCTGGATCAGTGCCAGCAACTGGGTATCAAACCCATGGCCTGGTCCTGCCTCGGTGGCGGACGGCTGTTCAACGATCCCGCCTATGCCCCGCTGCGGGCCGAGCTCGAGCAGATCCGCCATGAAGTGGGCGCTCAGCACATAGAGCAGGTGGTCTACGCCTGGGTGATGATGCTGCCGAGCCAGCCGCTGCCGCTCATCGGCTCGGGCAAGCGGGAGCGGATCGCCGCCGCCGTGGCGGCCGAGTCCATCCAGCTCAACCGCCAGCAGTGGTTCCGCATCCGCAAGGCCGCCCTGGGTTACGATGTGCCCTGA
- a CDS encoding transcriptional regulator → MEGFAARLQSLIGEGSVSAFARKVGLSEALIRKYLKGAEPGLGKANQIAMGANCSLEWLATGCGYLYRQAEVVDRDALAAAGALVQEKLPGQPLPDEQHLVTLLAYYQFLRSHKQADGFLDLARAREFGRHLAEA, encoded by the coding sequence ATGGAAGGATTTGCCGCCAGGCTGCAGAGCCTGATCGGGGAGGGCAGCGTCAGCGCCTTCGCCCGCAAGGTGGGGCTGAGTGAAGCCCTGATCCGCAAGTATCTGAAAGGGGCCGAGCCCGGCCTTGGCAAGGCGAACCAGATCGCCATGGGGGCCAACTGCTCACTGGAGTGGCTCGCCACCGGCTGCGGTTACCTCTACCGCCAGGCCGAGGTGGTGGACAGGGACGCGCTGGCGGCGGCGGGGGCGTTGGTGCAGGAGAAGCTCCCCGGCCAGCCGCTGCCGGACGAGCAGCACCTGGTCACCCTGCTCGCCTACTACCAGTTCCTGCGCAGCCACAAGCAGGCGGACGGCTTTCTTGATCTGGCGCGGGCGCGGGAGTTCGGCCGTCATCTGGCAGAGGCCTGA
- a CDS encoding short-chain dehydrogenase — MSYLILGSGGLGGALAHELASRGEEWLLAGRQLPKGLDPACYFPLQEVDPLSFEALFTLYDTTTLPTVVINTIGLLHDLNHMPERRVEEVSPQWLGESLQANAWPHLALGASLSRLMTPESRLWLCSLSDLAGSLGTGNLEAVGRYSYRMSKAALNMGARILAAEWAERFPGAGVITVHPGLMDTPMQQPFRQGLDPALLQDPALVAPQLLDLLASLTLAHSGRFVDLRGQPLPW, encoded by the coding sequence ATGAGTTATCTGATCCTGGGCAGTGGCGGATTGGGGGGGGCTCTGGCGCACGAACTCGCCAGCCGTGGCGAAGAGTGGTTGCTGGCGGGCAGGCAGTTGCCAAAAGGGCTGGATCCCGCCTGCTATTTCCCGTTGCAGGAGGTGGACCCGCTCTCCTTCGAGGCCCTGTTCACCCTCTATGACACCACCACACTGCCGACGGTGGTGATCAATACCATAGGTCTGCTGCACGATCTCAATCACATGCCGGAGCGGCGGGTGGAGGAGGTGAGCCCCCAGTGGCTTGGGGAGAGCCTGCAGGCCAATGCCTGGCCCCACCTGGCCCTGGGTGCCAGCCTGAGTCGGCTCATGACCCCCGAGAGTCGGCTGTGGCTCTGCTCTCTCTCGGATCTGGCGGGCAGCCTGGGGACCGGCAATCTGGAGGCTGTCGGGCGCTACAGCTACCGGATGAGCAAGGCGGCCCTCAACATGGGGGCCAGGATCCTGGCCGCCGAGTGGGCCGAGCGCTTCCCCGGCGCCGGCGTCATCACGGTGCACCCCGGGCTCATGGATACCCCCATGCAGCAGCCCTTCCGGCAGGGGCTTGACCCGGCCCTGTTGCAGGATCCCGCCCTGGTGGCACCGCAATTGCTGGATCTCCTGGCCTCGCTGACCCTGGCGCACTCCGGCCGCTTCGTGGACTTGCGCGGCCAGCCGCTGCCCTGGTGA
- the ltaE gene encoding low-specificity L-threonine aldolase, producing MRYIDLRSDTVTQPTEAMRQSMLHAEVGDDVYGEDPSINALERRGAELLGKEAALFVPSGTMSNLLAMMSHCQRGEGAVLGSASHIYRYEAQGSAVLGSVALQSVPMQADGTLALSDVRAAIAPDDAHFVQTRLVCLENTHNGKVLPLHYLREMRDFVDEHGLLLHLDGARLFNAVVASGEPVAAIAAPFDSISVCLSKGLGAPVGSLLVGSHGFIARARRLRKMLGGGMRQGGILAQAALFALDQHVTRLADDHRRARRLAEGLAPLPGIALNMEEVQTNMVFLRLTQGDPATLLGFMKERGILFSGYGELRLVTHLQITDDDIDEVIDAFTEFLNG from the coding sequence ATGCGCTATATCGATTTACGAAGTGATACCGTGACCCAACCCACGGAAGCCATGCGCCAGAGCATGCTGCACGCCGAGGTGGGCGATGATGTCTACGGGGAAGATCCCAGCATCAATGCACTGGAGCGTCGGGGTGCCGAGCTGCTGGGCAAAGAGGCGGCCCTGTTCGTGCCATCCGGCACCATGTCCAACCTGCTGGCGATGATGAGCCACTGCCAGCGCGGGGAAGGGGCCGTGCTGGGTTCCGCTTCCCACATCTATCGCTACGAGGCGCAGGGCTCTGCCGTGCTGGGCTCGGTGGCCCTGCAGTCTGTCCCCATGCAGGCCGACGGTACCCTGGCCCTGAGCGACGTGCGGGCCGCCATAGCCCCCGATGACGCCCACTTCGTCCAGACCCGGCTGGTGTGCCTTGAAAATACCCACAATGGCAAGGTGCTGCCGCTGCATTACCTGCGCGAGATGCGCGATTTTGTGGATGAGCACGGCTTGCTGCTGCACCTGGACGGGGCCCGCCTCTTCAATGCGGTGGTGGCGAGCGGCGAGCCGGTCGCGGCGATAGCGGCCCCCTTCGACAGCATCTCCGTCTGCCTCTCCAAGGGGCTGGGGGCGCCGGTCGGTTCATTGCTGGTGGGCTCCCATGGCTTCATCGCGCGGGCCAGACGGCTGCGCAAGATGCTGGGGGGCGGCATGCGTCAGGGGGGGATCCTGGCCCAGGCCGCCCTGTTCGCCCTGGATCAGCACGTCACCCGGCTGGCGGACGATCATCGCCGCGCCAGGCGTCTGGCTGAGGGGCTGGCCCCCTTGCCTGGCATAGCGCTCAATATGGAAGAGGTACAGACCAACATGGTGTTCCTGCGCTTGACGCAGGGGGATCCCGCCACCTTGCTCGGCTTCATGAAGGAGCGCGGCATCCTCTTCTCCGGCTATGGGGAGCTGAGGCTGGTGACCCACCTGCAGATCACCGATGACGACATCGACGAGGTGATAGATGCCTTCACCGAGTTCCTGAACGGTTGA
- a CDS encoding PAS domain-containing protein, which produces MEIREFHWLMNIVQNLDVGLVVLDKGYRVQVWNGFMESHSGRLAGEVRDQVLFDLFPDVDCAWLERKANMVFKLNNRAFSTWEQRPYLLRFSNYRPITGSAPHMYQNLTLVPLADFGGEVTHLAIMIYDATDEAMLIRGQRQG; this is translated from the coding sequence ATGGAAATCCGGGAATTTCATTGGCTGATGAACATAGTCCAGAACCTGGACGTGGGGCTGGTCGTGCTCGACAAGGGCTACCGGGTACAGGTATGGAACGGTTTCATGGAGAGCCATAGCGGCCGACTGGCCGGCGAGGTGCGCGATCAGGTGCTGTTCGACCTCTTCCCCGACGTGGACTGCGCCTGGCTGGAGCGCAAGGCGAACATGGTGTTCAAGCTCAACAACCGCGCCTTCAGCACCTGGGAGCAGCGCCCCTATCTGCTGCGCTTCTCCAACTATCGCCCCATCACAGGCTCGGCACCCCACATGTACCAAAACCTGACCCTGGTGCCCCTGGCCGATTTTGGCGGAGAGGTCACCCATCTGGCCATCATGATCTACGACGCCACCGACGAGGCCATGCTGATCAGGGGCCAGCGCCAGGGATAA
- a CDS encoding response regulator — translation MNVLICDDSGFARKQLMRALPAGWNVTLHQAADGLEGVEQILMGHGDLIFLDLTMPEMDGYGVLETLKREGLRSKVIVVSGDIQPEAHARVMALGALDFIKKPASPDSLLALLGRHGLWQAAPHPAVAPALVVAGHAPLESTIQFTPELRDVYQELANVAMGQGADLLARLLDAFVLLPIPNVNVLEVSELHMALSAAAESDTLSAVCQGFIGAGIAGEALLLFHDASFQDLARLMNHQGVLDHNAELELLMDTANVLIGAFLRGYANQLDTPFSQGHPVVLGQHRPIRDLIRTNQSRWRRTLAIEINYRVQGYAVQCDLLLLFTEDSIATMNNKIMHML, via the coding sequence ATGAATGTATTGATATGTGATGACTCGGGGTTCGCTCGCAAGCAGTTGATGCGCGCCCTGCCTGCCGGCTGGAATGTCACCCTGCACCAGGCCGCTGACGGCCTGGAAGGGGTGGAGCAGATCCTGATGGGCCACGGCGATCTGATCTTTCTCGATCTGACCATGCCGGAAATGGATGGCTATGGCGTGCTGGAGACCCTCAAGCGCGAGGGGCTGCGCAGCAAGGTGATAGTGGTCTCCGGCGATATCCAGCCGGAAGCCCACGCCCGCGTCATGGCCCTCGGGGCACTCGATTTCATCAAGAAACCGGCCTCGCCGGATAGCCTGCTCGCCCTGCTCGGCCGCCACGGCTTGTGGCAAGCGGCGCCCCACCCGGCCGTCGCACCCGCCCTTGTCGTCGCAGGTCACGCCCCCCTCGAGAGCACCATTCAGTTCACCCCCGAGCTGCGGGATGTCTATCAGGAGCTCGCCAACGTCGCCATGGGCCAGGGGGCCGATCTGCTGGCTCGCCTGCTGGATGCCTTCGTGCTGCTGCCCATCCCCAACGTCAACGTGCTGGAGGTCTCCGAGCTGCACATGGCCCTCTCGGCTGCCGCCGAGTCGGATACCCTCTCCGCCGTCTGCCAGGGCTTCATCGGGGCCGGCATAGCCGGCGAGGCGCTGCTGCTGTTTCACGATGCCAGCTTCCAGGACTTGGCACGCCTGATGAACCATCAGGGGGTGCTGGACCACAACGCCGAGCTGGAACTGCTGATGGATACCGCCAACGTCTTGATCGGGGCCTTCCTGCGCGGCTATGCCAACCAGCTCGACACCCCCTTCAGCCAGGGCCATCCCGTGGTACTCGGTCAGCACAGGCCCATTAGGGATCTCATTCGCACCAACCAGAGCCGTTGGCGCCGCACCCTGGCCATCGAGATCAACTACCGGGTGCAGGGGTATGCGGTGCAGTGCGACCTGCTGCTGCTGTTCACCGAAGACTCCATCGCCACCATGAACAACAAGATCATGCATATGCTCTAG